A genomic stretch from Zeimonas sediminis includes:
- the rplC gene encoding 50S ribosomal protein L3 → MSLGLVGRKVGMMRIFTDDGDSIPVTVLDVSNNRVTQIKTVDNDGYSAVQVTYGERRATRVTKPQAGHFAKAGVEAGSIVREFRVDPAELESLAPGAVVAVSMFEPGQKVDVHGTSIGKGFAGTIKRHNFNSGRASHGNSRSHNVPGSIGMAQDPGRVFPGKRMSGHLGAVSCTVQNLEIARVDAERGLLLVKGAVPGSRNGDVVVTPTVRKAATGKRVAAKA, encoded by the coding sequence ATGAGCCTTGGCCTTGTGGGACGCAAGGTCGGCATGATGCGCATCTTCACGGACGATGGCGATTCCATCCCCGTGACGGTGCTCGACGTGTCGAACAACCGCGTCACCCAGATCAAGACCGTCGACAACGACGGTTACAGCGCCGTGCAGGTGACCTACGGCGAGCGCCGTGCCACCCGTGTGACCAAGCCCCAGGCGGGACACTTCGCGAAGGCGGGTGTCGAGGCCGGCAGCATCGTCCGTGAGTTCCGGGTCGATCCGGCCGAGCTCGAGTCGCTGGCCCCGGGCGCCGTCGTGGCGGTGTCGATGTTCGAGCCGGGCCAGAAGGTCGACGTCCATGGCACGTCGATCGGCAAAGGCTTCGCCGGCACGATCAAGCGTCACAACTTCAATTCGGGTCGCGCCTCGCACGGCAACTCGCGTTCGCACAACGTTCCCGGTTCGATCGGCATGGCGCAGGATCCCGGCCGTGTCTTCCCGGGCAAGCGGATGTCGGGCCACCTCGGTGCCGTCTCGTGCACCGTCCAGAATCTCGAAATCGCGCGCGTCGACGCCGAGCGCGGCCTGCTGCTCGTAAAGGGCGCGGTCCCCGGCTCGCGCAACGGCGATGTCGTCGTCACGCCCACGGTGCGCAAGGCCGCCACCGGCAAGCGCGTGGCCGCCAAGGCGTAA
- the rplV gene encoding 50S ribosomal protein L22 has product METQAILRGVRLSAQKGRLVADLVRGKPVEQALNILTFSPKKASKIVKKVLESAIANAEHNDGADIDELKVKTIHVEKGMSLKRFQARAKGRGCKIEKQTCHIYVTVADK; this is encoded by the coding sequence ATGGAAACGCAAGCAATCCTGCGCGGCGTCCGGCTGTCGGCCCAGAAGGGCCGGCTCGTGGCCGATCTCGTCCGCGGCAAGCCGGTCGAGCAGGCGCTCAACATCCTGACGTTCTCCCCGAAGAAGGCGTCGAAGATCGTCAAGAAGGTGCTCGAGTCGGCGATCGCCAACGCCGAGCACAACGACGGCGCCGACATCGACGAGCTCAAGGTCAAGACGATCCACGTCGAGAAGGGCATGTCGCTGAAGCGATTCCAGGCGCGCGCCAAGGGCCGCGGCTGCAAGATCGAGAAGCAGACCTGCCACATCTACGTGACGGTCGCCGACAAGTAA
- the rpsQ gene encoding 30S ribosomal protein S17: MSDTQATATEQGAGLKRTLVGRVVSNKMQKTVTVLVERKVKHAVYGKYMVRSTRYHAHTEQPLNEGDTVEIAESRPISRTKTWVVTRLVQSAATV, encoded by the coding sequence ATGAGCGACACCCAAGCCACGGCTACCGAGCAGGGCGCCGGCCTGAAGCGCACCCTGGTCGGGCGCGTCGTCAGCAACAAGATGCAGAAGACCGTGACGGTCCTCGTCGAGCGCAAGGTCAAGCACGCCGTGTACGGCAAGTACATGGTTCGCAGCACCCGCTACCACGCGCACACCGAGCAGCCGCTCAACGAGGGCGACACCGTCGAGATCGCCGAGAGCCGGCCGATCTCCCGGACGAAGACCTGGGTGGTGACCCGCCTGGTCCAGTCGGCGGCCACGGTCTGA
- the rplX gene encoding 50S ribosomal protein L24 — protein sequence MQKIRKGDEVVVITGRDKGKRGTVLSRSGPSHLMVEGVNVVKKHVRPNPMKGEVGGIVDKTMPIDQSNVMLFNPATGKGDRVGIKLLEDGRKVRVFKSNGEIVGAA from the coding sequence ATGCAGAAGATCCGCAAGGGCGACGAGGTCGTCGTCATCACCGGCCGGGACAAGGGCAAGCGCGGCACCGTGCTCAGCCGCTCGGGCCCGTCGCACCTCATGGTCGAGGGCGTCAACGTCGTCAAGAAGCACGTTCGGCCGAACCCGATGAAGGGCGAGGTCGGCGGCATCGTCGACAAGACCATGCCGATCGACCAGTCGAACGTGATGCTCTTCAACCCGGCGACGGGCAAGGGTGACCGGGTCGGCATCAAGCTGCTCGAGGACGGCCGCAAGGTCCGCGTCTTCAAGTCGAACGGCGAGATCGTCGGCGCGGCCTGA
- the rplR gene encoding 50S ribosomal protein L18 yields the protein MDKNQSRLRRARQTRLKIRELRVNRLTVHRTNTHIYASITDAAGDRVLVSASTVEQEIRSQLAGQQGKGGNASAAALIGKRIAEKALAAGIDSVAFDRSGYRYHGRVKALAEAAREAGLKF from the coding sequence ATGGACAAGAACCAATCTCGCCTGCGCCGCGCCCGTCAGACGCGGCTCAAGATCCGCGAACTGCGGGTCAACCGGCTGACGGTGCATCGCACGAACACGCACATCTACGCCAGCATCACCGATGCGGCGGGCGACCGGGTGCTCGTTTCCGCCTCCACGGTGGAACAGGAGATCCGCTCGCAGCTGGCCGGCCAGCAGGGCAAGGGCGGAAACGCGTCGGCGGCCGCGCTGATCGGCAAGCGAATCGCCGAGAAGGCGCTCGCTGCCGGCATCGACAGCGTCGCCTTCGATCGCTCCGGCTACCGGTACCACGGCCGCGTGAAGGCGCTGGCCGAGGCCGCGCGTGAAGCCGGCCTTAAGTTCTAA
- the rplB gene encoding 50S ribosomal protein L2, with the protein MAVVKTKPTSPGRRSMVKVVTPGLWKGRPVDALTESTKRGSGRNNLGHITTRHRGGGHKAHYRIVDFRRNKDGIPAKVERLEYDPNRSAHLALLVYADGERRYILAPRGVTPGASLMSGSEAPIRPGNTLPIRNIPVGSTIHCIEMLPGKGAQLARSAGTSARLLAREGTYAQVRLRSGEIRRVHIECRATIGEVGNEEHSLRTIGKAGANRWRGIRPTVRGIAMNPVDHPHGGRSNGGGHPRSPWGQQTKGMKTRSTKRTDSMIVQRRGRK; encoded by the coding sequence ATGGCGGTCGTCAAGACTAAACCGACCTCGCCGGGCCGCCGGTCGATGGTCAAGGTCGTGACCCCGGGCCTCTGGAAGGGGCGTCCGGTCGATGCGCTCACCGAGTCCACCAAGCGTGGCTCGGGTCGCAACAACCTCGGGCACATCACGACCCGGCACCGCGGTGGCGGCCACAAGGCACACTACCGGATCGTCGATTTCCGTCGCAACAAGGACGGCATCCCGGCGAAGGTCGAGCGGCTCGAGTACGACCCGAACCGCAGCGCGCACCTCGCGCTGCTGGTCTACGCGGACGGCGAGCGCCGCTACATCCTGGCGCCGCGCGGCGTCACGCCGGGCGCGTCGCTGATGAGCGGCTCCGAGGCCCCGATCCGTCCGGGCAACACGCTGCCGATCCGCAACATCCCGGTCGGTTCGACGATCCACTGCATCGAGATGCTGCCCGGCAAGGGCGCGCAGCTCGCCCGCTCGGCTGGTACCTCGGCCCGCCTGCTGGCTCGCGAAGGCACCTACGCGCAGGTTCGCCTGCGCTCCGGCGAGATCCGCCGGGTGCACATCGAGTGCCGCGCCACGATCGGCGAGGTCGGCAACGAGGAGCACAGCCTGCGCACGATCGGCAAGGCCGGTGCCAACCGCTGGCGTGGCATCCGCCCGACGGTGCGCGGCATCGCGATGAACCCGGTCGACCACCCGCACGGCGGTCGCTCGAACGGCGGCGGTCATCCGCGTTCGCCCTGGGGTCAGCAGACCAAGGGCATGAAGACGCGTAGCACCAAGCGCACCGATTCGATGATCGTGCAGCGCCGCGGTCGCAAATAA
- the rpsE gene encoding 30S ribosomal protein S5, translating to MAKVQAKVGGEERDDGLREKMIAVNRVTKVVKGGRILGFAALTVVGDGDGRIGMGKGKSREVPVAVQKAMDEARRKMVKIPLRGGTLHHQVMGRHGASTVMLKPAPDGTGIIAGGPMRAIFEVMGVTNVVAKSHGSSNPYNMVRATIDALTNLNTPAEIAAKRGKTIEEILG from the coding sequence ATGGCTAAAGTTCAAGCTAAGGTTGGCGGCGAGGAGCGCGACGACGGTCTTCGCGAGAAGATGATCGCGGTCAACCGGGTCACCAAGGTCGTCAAGGGCGGCCGCATCCTCGGTTTCGCGGCACTCACGGTGGTCGGCGACGGCGATGGCCGCATCGGCATGGGCAAGGGCAAGTCGCGCGAGGTGCCGGTTGCGGTGCAGAAGGCGATGGACGAGGCCCGCCGCAAGATGGTCAAGATCCCGCTGCGCGGCGGCACGCTGCATCACCAGGTCATGGGTCGCCACGGCGCCTCGACCGTGATGCTCAAGCCCGCCCCCGACGGCACCGGCATCATCGCCGGCGGCCCGATGCGCGCGATCTTCGAAGTGATGGGCGTCACGAACGTCGTCGCCAAGAGCCACGGTTCGTCGAACCCGTACAACATGGTCCGGGCCACGATCGACGCGCTGACGAACCTGAACACCCCTGCCGAGATCGCCGCCAAGCGCGGCAAGACGATCGAGGAAATCCTCGGTTGA
- the rplN gene encoding 50S ribosomal protein L14 has protein sequence MIQMQSTLDVADNTGARSVMCIKVLGGSKRRYAGIGDIIKVSVKEAQPRGRVKKGEIYNAVVVRTAKGVRRQDGSLVKFDGNAAVLLNAKLEPIGTRIFGPVTRELRTERFMKIVSLAPEVL, from the coding sequence ATGATTCAGATGCAATCGACGCTGGACGTCGCCGACAATACTGGCGCGCGTTCAGTCATGTGTATCAAGGTGCTCGGCGGCTCCAAGCGTCGCTACGCCGGCATCGGCGACATCATCAAGGTCTCGGTCAAGGAGGCGCAGCCGCGTGGCCGCGTCAAGAAGGGCGAGATCTACAACGCGGTCGTCGTCCGCACCGCGAAGGGCGTGCGCCGCCAGGACGGCTCGCTGGTGAAGTTCGACGGCAATGCCGCCGTGCTGCTCAATGCCAAGCTCGAGCCGATCGGGACCCGCATCTTCGGGCCCGTCACCCGCGAACTGCGTACCGAGCGCTTCATGAAGATCGTGTCGCTCGCTCCGGAGGTGCTCTGA
- the rplO gene encoding 50S ribosomal protein L15 yields the protein MKLNELKPAEGSKHAAKRVGRGIGSGLGKTAGRGHKGQKSRSGGFHKVGFEGGQMPLQRRLPKRGFKSLTAADTAEVRLSDLQRLEADEIDLLTLKAAGVVPQLARAAKVFLSGELSRKVALKGVGATKGAKAAIEAAGGSVA from the coding sequence ATGAAGCTGAACGAACTGAAGCCCGCCGAGGGCAGCAAGCACGCCGCCAAGCGGGTCGGCCGGGGCATCGGCTCCGGGCTCGGCAAGACCGCGGGACGCGGCCACAAGGGCCAGAAGTCGCGCTCGGGCGGTTTCCACAAGGTCGGTTTCGAAGGCGGCCAGATGCCGCTGCAGCGCCGGCTGCCCAAGCGCGGGTTCAAGTCGCTGACCGCGGCCGACACCGCCGAGGTCCGCCTGTCCGACCTGCAGCGCCTGGAGGCCGACGAGATCGACCTGCTGACGCTGAAGGCCGCCGGCGTGGTGCCGCAGCTTGCGCGCGCCGCCAAGGTCTTCCTGTCGGGCGAGCTCTCGCGCAAGGTCGCGCTGAAGGGCGTGGGCGCCACGAAGGGCGCGAAGGCGGCCATCGAGGCTGCGGGCGGCTCGGTCGCCTGA
- the rpsJ gene encoding 30S ribosomal protein S10, with protein MQNQKIRIRLKAFDYRLIDQSAAEIVDTAKRTGAVVRGPVPLPTRIQRFDVLRSPHVNKTSRDQFEIRTHQRLMDIVDPTDKTIDALTRLDLPAGVDVKIYVQQAEGWRG; from the coding sequence ATGCAGAACCAGAAGATCCGCATCCGCCTGAAGGCCTTCGACTACCGCCTGATCGACCAGTCGGCCGCCGAGATCGTCGACACGGCCAAGCGCACCGGCGCGGTTGTCCGCGGTCCGGTGCCGCTGCCGACCCGCATCCAGCGCTTCGACGTGCTGCGCTCGCCGCACGTCAACAAGACCTCGCGCGACCAGTTCGAGATCCGCACCCACCAGCGGCTGATGGACATCGTGGACCCGACCGACAAGACGATCGACGCGCTGACCCGCCTCGACCTGCCGGCCGGCGTCGACGTGAAGATCTACGTGCAGCAGGCCGAAGGCTGGCGCGGCTGA
- the rpmC gene encoding 50S ribosomal protein L29 has translation MKASELRAKDNDALKKELGDLLKAHFSLRMQIATQQLTNTSQLRKTRRDIARVRTVMNERAAAK, from the coding sequence ATGAAAGCCAGTGAACTGCGCGCGAAGGACAACGACGCGCTGAAGAAGGAACTCGGCGATCTGCTGAAGGCGCACTTTTCGCTGCGCATGCAGATCGCGACCCAGCAACTGACCAACACGAGCCAGCTGCGCAAGACGCGGCGCGACATCGCGCGGGTTCGGACGGTCATGAACGAGAGGGCGGCGGCCAAATGA
- the rpsS gene encoding 30S ribosomal protein S19: protein MARSVKKGPFVDAHLMKKVDTALATKDRKPIKTWSRRSTIVPEFIGLTIAVHNGKQHVPVFINENMVGHKLGEFALTRTFKGHAADKKAGKR from the coding sequence ATGGCACGTTCAGTCAAAAAGGGGCCGTTCGTCGACGCCCACCTGATGAAGAAGGTCGATACGGCGCTGGCTACCAAGGATCGCAAGCCGATCAAGACGTGGTCGCGTCGCTCGACGATCGTTCCCGAGTTCATCGGCCTGACGATCGCGGTGCACAACGGCAAGCAGCATGTGCCGGTGTTCATCAACGAGAACATGGTCGGCCACAAGCTCGGCGAGTTCGCCCTCACCCGCACCTTCAAAGGCCACGCGGCCGACAAGAAGGCCGGGAAGCGATAA
- the rpsH gene encoding 30S ribosomal protein S8 — protein MSMSDPIADMFTRIRNAQRVEKQSVSMPTSKLKVAIAKLLKDEGYIEDFSVKGDGALRTLEVQLKYYAGRPVIERLDRVSRPGLRVYRGRDALPQVMNGLGVAIVTTSKGVMTDRHARATGLGGEVIGFVA, from the coding sequence ATGAGCATGAGCGATCCGATCGCCGACATGTTCACGCGCATCCGCAACGCGCAGCGCGTCGAAAAGCAATCGGTGTCCATGCCGACGTCCAAGCTGAAGGTGGCGATTGCCAAGCTTCTGAAAGACGAAGGCTATATCGAGGACTTCTCCGTCAAGGGCGATGGCGCCCTGCGGACGCTGGAGGTCCAGTTGAAGTACTACGCCGGCCGCCCGGTCATCGAGCGGCTCGACCGGGTCTCGCGCCCCGGCCTGCGGGTCTACCGCGGCCGCGACGCGCTGCCCCAGGTGATGAACGGCCTGGGCGTCGCGATCGTCACCACGTCGAAGGGCGTCATGACCGACCGTCATGCGCGCGCCACCGGCCTGGGCGGCGAAGTCATCGGCTTCGTGGCCTGA
- the rpmD gene encoding 50S ribosomal protein L30, with amino-acid sequence MSNKTIKVTLVRSPIGTRGSHKATVLGLGLKKLNQTRELEDTPAVRGMINKVSYLVRVG; translated from the coding sequence ATGAGCAACAAGACGATCAAGGTCACGCTGGTACGCAGCCCGATCGGCACCCGCGGCTCGCACAAGGCGACGGTCCTCGGGCTCGGCCTGAAGAAGCTGAACCAGACCCGCGAGCTGGAAGACACGCCGGCGGTCCGCGGGATGATCAACAAGGTGTCGTACCTGGTCCGCGTCGGCTGA
- the rpsC gene encoding 30S ribosomal protein S3, which produces MGQKIHPTGFRLAVSRNWSSRWFASGAQYSQLLNDDIRVREYLRKKLRSASVSRVLIERPAKNARITIYSARPGVVIGKKGEDIEVLKGDLQRLMGVPVHVNIEEIRKPEIDAQLIADSITQQLEKRIMFRRAMKRAMQNAMRLGAQGIKIMSSGRLNGAEIARVEWYREGRVPLHTLRADIDYGFSEALTTYGIIGVKVWVYKGDNLGRNEAPASADKEAVPGEREDRRGRRGPGGRPGGPGSRGPRRRAEGEAAPAGEQGEGARTAVKRVRKVAAGGAPAEGEKKVD; this is translated from the coding sequence ATGGGACAGAAGATTCACCCGACCGGGTTCCGCCTGGCGGTCAGCCGGAACTGGTCGTCGCGCTGGTTCGCCAGCGGCGCCCAGTACTCGCAGCTGCTGAACGACGACATCCGCGTCCGTGAGTACCTGCGCAAGAAGCTGCGCAGCGCCTCGGTGAGCCGCGTGCTGATCGAGCGCCCGGCCAAGAATGCCCGCATCACGATCTACTCGGCGCGTCCGGGCGTGGTCATCGGCAAGAAGGGCGAGGACATCGAGGTGCTGAAGGGCGACCTGCAGCGGCTGATGGGCGTGCCGGTTCACGTGAACATCGAGGAGATCCGCAAGCCGGAGATCGATGCGCAGCTGATCGCCGACTCGATCACCCAGCAGCTCGAGAAGCGGATCATGTTCCGTCGCGCCATGAAGCGTGCGATGCAGAACGCGATGCGCCTCGGTGCCCAGGGCATCAAGATCATGAGCTCCGGCCGCTTGAACGGCGCCGAGATCGCGCGCGTCGAGTGGTATCGCGAGGGCCGCGTTCCGCTCCACACGCTGCGCGCCGACATCGACTACGGCTTCTCCGAGGCGCTGACCACCTACGGGATCATCGGCGTCAAGGTCTGGGTCTACAAGGGCGACAACCTCGGCCGGAACGAGGCGCCGGCGTCGGCCGACAAGGAAGCCGTCCCGGGCGAGCGCGAGGACCGTCGCGGTCGCCGTGGCCCCGGTGGGCGTCCTGGCGGCCCCGGTTCCCGCGGCCCGCGTCGTCGCGCCGAGGGCGAGGCGGCCCCGGCCGGCGAGCAGGGCGAGGGTGCCCGCACCGCGGTCAAGCGCGTGCGCAAGGTGGCGGCCGGCGGTGCGCCGGCCGAGGGCGAGAAGAAAGTCGACTGA
- the rplD gene encoding 50S ribosomal protein L4 encodes MELKLLDAQGQASAKVEAPDTIFGRDFNEPLVHQVVVAYQANARSGNRAQKDRSAVRHSTKKPFRQKGTGRARAGMTSSPLWRGGGKIFPNSPDENFSQKLNRKMYRAGVCSILSQLAREDRVAVIEPIALEAPKTKLLAGKLQAMGLGGKGDSVLVITDNLDENLWLASRNLAHVLVVEPKHADPVSLVHFSKVLITRPALAMVQEMLG; translated from the coding sequence ATGGAACTGAAACTGCTCGACGCCCAGGGCCAGGCCTCGGCCAAGGTCGAGGCGCCGGACACGATCTTCGGACGCGACTTCAACGAGCCGCTCGTCCACCAGGTCGTCGTCGCCTACCAGGCGAACGCCCGCAGCGGCAACCGCGCGCAGAAGGACCGGAGCGCCGTCCGGCACTCCACCAAGAAGCCTTTCCGCCAGAAGGGTACCGGCCGCGCGCGCGCCGGCATGACCTCCAGCCCGCTGTGGCGTGGTGGCGGCAAGATCTTCCCGAACTCGCCCGACGAGAACTTCTCGCAGAAGCTCAACCGCAAGATGTACCGCGCAGGCGTCTGCTCGATCCTCTCGCAGCTCGCCCGCGAGGACCGCGTCGCGGTCATCGAGCCGATCGCGCTCGAGGCGCCCAAGACCAAGCTGCTGGCCGGCAAGCTGCAGGCCATGGGCCTGGGCGGCAAGGGCGACTCGGTGCTGGTCATCACCGACAACCTCGACGAGAACCTCTGGCTCGCGTCGCGCAACCTCGCGCACGTCCTGGTGGTCGAGCCGAAACATGCCGACCCGGTGTCGCTGGTGCACTTCAGCAAGGTGCTGATCACCCGTCCGGCGCTGGCCATGGTCCAGGAGATGCTGGGATGA
- the rplF gene encoding 50S ribosomal protein L6, giving the protein MSRVGKNPIPVPAGVDVNVAADLITVKGSNGTLSQRLNPLISIEREGAELRVKPVDESREANAMSGTYRALVANMVQGVSKGFERKLQLVGTGYRAQAQGASLNLSLGFSHPVVYKLPDGVKAETPTQTEIVIKGADKQAVGQVAAEIRAFREPEPYKGKGVRYSDERVVLKEVKKK; this is encoded by the coding sequence ATGTCCCGAGTAGGCAAGAACCCGATCCCGGTGCCGGCGGGCGTCGACGTGAACGTCGCCGCCGACCTCATCACGGTCAAGGGCTCGAACGGCACGCTGAGCCAGCGCCTGAACCCGCTGATCTCGATCGAGCGCGAAGGCGCGGAGCTTCGCGTCAAGCCGGTCGACGAGTCGCGCGAGGCGAACGCGATGAGCGGCACCTACCGCGCGCTGGTCGCGAACATGGTGCAGGGCGTTTCGAAGGGCTTCGAGCGCAAGCTCCAGCTGGTCGGCACCGGTTACCGGGCGCAGGCCCAGGGCGCCAGCCTGAACCTGTCGCTAGGCTTCTCGCATCCGGTCGTCTACAAGCTTCCGGATGGCGTGAAGGCCGAGACGCCGACGCAGACCGAGATCGTTATCAAGGGCGCCGACAAGCAGGCCGTCGGCCAGGTCGCCGCCGAGATCCGCGCGTTCCGCGAGCCCGAGCCGTACAAGGGCAAGGGCGTGCGCTATTCCGACGAGCGCGTCGTGTTGAAGGAAGTCAAGAAGAAGTAA
- the rpsN gene encoding 30S ribosomal protein S14, which yields MAKLALINRELKRQAMVKKFAAKRQALEAIINDQSLSEEERYQARLKLQALPRNASPSRLRNRCEITGRPRGTYRKFGLARNKLRDIAMRGEVPGLTKASW from the coding sequence GTGGCCAAACTCGCTCTGATCAACCGCGAACTGAAGCGCCAGGCAATGGTGAAGAAGTTCGCCGCCAAGCGCCAGGCGCTCGAGGCGATCATCAACGACCAGTCCCTGTCTGAAGAAGAGCGCTACCAGGCGCGTCTGAAGCTGCAGGCGCTGCCCCGCAACGCCAGCCCGTCGCGTCTTCGCAATCGCTGCGAGATCACGGGCCGTCCGCGCGGCACTTACCGCAAGTTCGGTCTCGCGCGCAACAAGCTGCGCGACATCGCGATGCGCGGCGAAGTGCCGGGTCTGACGAAGGCAAGCTGGTAA
- the rplE gene encoding 50S ribosomal protein L5: MARLQQFYREKVVPGLIEQFGYKSVMEVPRITKITLNMGVSEAVADKKVLDNAAADLTKIAGQKVVVTKAKKAIAGFKIRAGYPIGCMVTLRGERMFEFLDRLVTIALPRVRDFRGISGKAFDGRGNYNLGVKEQIIFPEIEYDKVDALRGLNISITTTAKNDEEARALLAAFKFPFRT; the protein is encoded by the coding sequence ATGGCTCGTCTGCAACAGTTTTACCGCGAGAAGGTCGTTCCCGGCCTGATCGAGCAGTTCGGCTACAAGTCGGTCATGGAGGTGCCCCGCATCACCAAGATCACCCTGAACATGGGTGTGTCCGAGGCGGTCGCCGACAAGAAGGTGCTCGACAACGCCGCCGCCGACCTGACCAAGATCGCCGGCCAGAAAGTCGTCGTGACCAAGGCCAAGAAGGCGATCGCCGGCTTCAAGATCCGCGCCGGCTACCCGATCGGATGCATGGTCACGCTGCGCGGCGAGCGGATGTTCGAGTTCCTGGACCGTCTGGTCACGATCGCGCTGCCGCGCGTGCGCGACTTCCGCGGGATTTCGGGCAAGGCCTTCGACGGCCGCGGCAACTACAACCTCGGGGTGAAGGAACAGATCATTTTCCCCGAGATCGAGTACGACAAGGTCGACGCCCTGCGCGGCCTGAACATCAGCATCACGACGACGGCGAAGAACGACGAGGAAGCGCGCGCGCTGCTCGCGGCGTTCAAGTTCCCGTTCCGCACCTGA
- the rplP gene encoding 50S ribosomal protein L16 yields the protein MLQPARRKYRKEQKGRNKGLATRGASVAFGEFGLKATGRGRLTARQIEAARRAMTRHIKRGGRVWIRIFPDKPISKKPAEVRMGNGKGNIEYYVAEIQPGKVLYEMDGVNEQLAREAFALAAAKLPISTTFVTRMVGA from the coding sequence ATGCTTCAACCCGCTCGACGCAAGTATCGTAAGGAACAGAAGGGCCGCAACAAGGGCCTCGCCACGCGGGGCGCCTCGGTCGCCTTCGGCGAGTTCGGCCTGAAGGCGACCGGCCGCGGCCGGCTGACCGCCCGCCAGATCGAGGCGGCGCGACGCGCGATGACCCGCCACATCAAGCGGGGCGGCCGTGTGTGGATCCGGATCTTCCCGGACAAGCCGATCTCGAAGAAGCCTGCCGAGGTCCGCATGGGCAACGGCAAGGGCAACATCGAGTACTACGTCGCGGAAATCCAGCCCGGCAAGGTGCTGTACGAGATGGACGGCGTGAACGAGCAGCTGGCGCGCGAGGCGTTCGCGCTGGCGGCCGCCAAGCTGCCGATCTCGACGACCTTCGTCACCCGCATGGTCGGCGCCTGA
- the rplW gene encoding 50S ribosomal protein L23, which translates to MNQERLMTVLVAPVVSEKATLVAEKNNQVAFRVLQDATKDEIKAAVELLFKVKVESVQVLNQKGKQKRFGRFSGRRRNVRKAYVSLMPGQEINFAEAI; encoded by the coding sequence ATGAATCAGGAGCGTTTGATGACGGTTCTCGTCGCGCCGGTCGTCTCCGAGAAGGCGACGCTGGTTGCGGAGAAGAACAACCAGGTGGCGTTCCGCGTGCTGCAGGACGCGACCAAGGACGAGATCAAGGCGGCGGTCGAGCTGCTGTTCAAGGTCAAGGTCGAATCGGTTCAGGTCCTGAACCAGAAGGGCAAGCAGAAGCGCTTCGGTCGCTTCAGCGGCCGGCGGCGCAATGTCCGCAAGGCCTATGTGAGCCTGATGCCTGGCCAGGAAATCAACTTCGCGGAGGCGATCTAA